A DNA window from Brassica napus cultivar Da-Ae chromosome C1, Da-Ae, whole genome shotgun sequence contains the following coding sequences:
- the LOC106430362 gene encoding pentatricopeptide repeat-containing protein At1g60770, producing the protein MALRHLSRPRDIVKRSTKKYLEEPLYHRLFKNGGSEVSVRQQLNQFLKGTKHVFKWEVGDTIKKLRSRGLYYPALKLSEVMEHRGLNKTVSDQAIHLDLVAKARGIAAGETYFVNLPETSKTELTYASLLNCYCKELMTEKAEGLLNKMKELNITVSSMSYNSLMTLYTKTGQAERVPGMVQEMKAENVMPDSYTHNVWMRALAATDDVSGVERVIEELNRDGRVAPDWTTYSNMASIYVDARLSEKAEKALQELEMKNTDRDFKAYQFLITLYGRLGKLTEVYRIWRSLRLAMPKTSNVAYLNMIQVLVNLKDVTGAETLFKEWQANCTTYDIRVVNVMIGAYAKEVLIEKAKELKEKAPRRGGKPNAKTWEIFMDYYVKSCDTAHALECISKAVSIGKGDGGKWLPSQEAISSLMIQFEEKKDVNGAENLLEILKKGTDDSIGAEIFESLVRTYAAAGKSHPAMRQRLKMEKVEVNEATQKLLDELCHEE; encoded by the exons ATGGCGTTGCGACATTTGAGCCGACCGAGAGACATCGTAAAGAGATCGACGAAGAAGTACCTCGAGGAACCTCTATACCACCGTCTCTTCAAGAACGGTGGATCAGAggtgagtgtccgtcagcagctGAATCAATTCCTAAAGGGCACTAAGCACGTCTTCAAATGGGAAGTCGGAGATACCATCAAGAAGCTCCGAAGCCGCGGCCTCTATTACCCAGCTCTCAAG CTATCTGAAGTTATGGAACATAGAGGTTTGAACAAGACGGTGAGTGATCAAGCAATCCATCTCGATCTCGTCGCCAAAGCTCGTGGAATCGCTGCTGGGGAGACTTACTTCGTCAATCTTCCGGAAACATCTAAAACCGAGCTCACCTATGCGTCTCTTTTGAACTGCTACTGCAAGGAGTTGATGACTGAGAAAGCAGAAGGTCTTCTCAACAAGATGAAAGAGCTCAACATTACTGTTAGCTCCATGTCCTATAACAGCCTCATGACTCTTTACACAAAGACAGGACAGGCCGAGAGGGTTCCGGGGATGGTTCAAGAAATGAAGGCTGAGAATGTCATGCCTGATTCTTACACGCACAATGTCTGGATGAGGGCACTGGCTGCTACTGATGATGTTTCTGGTGTCGAGAGAGTCATTGAGGAGTTGAACAGAGATGGTAGAGTTGCTCCAGATTGGACTACATACAGCAATATGGCGTCTATATACGTTGATGCGAGACTGTCTGAGAAGGCTGAGAAGGCACTTCAAGAACTTGAGATGAAAAACACGGACAGGGATTTTAAGGCGTATCAGTTTCTTATTACATTGTATGGACGACTTGGGAAACTGACTGAGGTTTATAGGATTTGGCGTTCGTTGAGGCTGGCTATGCCGAAAACCTCAAATGTAGCTTATTTGAACATGATACAAGTGCTGGTGAACTTGAAAGATGTAACTGGTGCGGAGACACTGTTCAAGGAATGGCAAGCTAACTGTACTACTTATGACATCAGGGTTGTGAATGTGATGATTGGAGCTTATGCAAAAGAAGTTCTCATTGAAAAAGCAAAAGAGCTCAAGGAGAAAGCTCCGAGAAGAGGAGGAAAGCCGAATGCTAAAACGTGGGAGATCTTCATGGATTACTATGTTAAGAGTTGTGATACGGCTCACGCACTTGAGTGTATATCTAAGGCAGTTTCCATAGGCAAAGGAGATGGTGGTAAGTGGTTACCATCACAGGAAGCAATCAGTAGTTTAATGATCCAGTTCGAGGAAAAGAAAGATGTTAATGGAGCTGAGAATTTGTTGGAGATTTTAAAGAAGGGAACTGATGATAGTATAGGTGCAGAGATCTTTGAATCATTGGTAAGAACGTATGCAGCAGCAGGAAAGAGTCATCCTGCTATGCGCCAGCGTCTGAAGATGGAAAAGGTTGAGGTTAATGAAGCGACGCAGAAGCTTCTTGATGAATTATGTCACGAAGAGTGA